The sequence TCCAGGGCCCGAAGATCCGCCTGGAGACCTTCGCCGACGGCCCCGTGGAGCTGGTGCGCGGCGACGAGTTCACCATCACCGTGGAGGACGTGCAGGGCGACCGCACGATCTGCGGCACGACGTACAAGGGCCTCCCGGGCGACGTCGCCAAGGGCGACCCGATCCTCATCAACGACGGCAACGTCGAGCTGAAGGTCACCTCGGTCGAGGGCCCCAAGGTGCACACCATCGTCATCGAGGGCGGCGTGGTCTCCGACCACAAGGGCATCAACCTGCCCGGCGCGGCCGTCAACGTGCCCGCGCTCTCCGAGAAGGACATCGAGGACCTCCGCTTCGCGCTGCGCACCGGGGCCGACATGATCGCGCTCTCCTTCGTGCGCGACGCCTCGGACGTCAAGGACGTCCACAAGATCATGGACGAGGAGGGCAAGCGCCTCCCCGTCATCGCGAAGGTCGAGAAGCCGCAGGCCGTCGCCAACATGGAGGAGGTCGTCCTCGCCTTCGACGCCGTCATGGTGGCGCGCGGCGACCTCGCCGTGGAGTACCCGCTGGAGAAGGTCCCGCTGGTGCAGAAGCGCCTCGTGGAGATGTGCCGGCGCAACGCGAAGCCGGTGGTCGTGGCGACCCAGATGATGGAGTCCATGATCACCAACTCGCGTCCGACGCGCGCCGAGGCGAGCGACGTCGCGAACGCGATCCTGGACGGCGCGGACGCGGTCATGCTGTCGGCCGAGTCGAGCGTGGGCGCGTACCCGATCGAGACCGTCAAGACGATGTCGAAGATCGTCACGGCGGCCGAGGAGGCGCTGCTCTCGCAGGGCCTCAAGCCGCTCGACGAGGGCAAGAAGCCGCGCACGCAGAGCGGTTCGGTCGCCCGCGCCGCCGCCGAGATCGCGGACTTCCTCGACGCGGACGCGCTCGTCGCCTTCACGCAGTCCGGCGACACCGCGCGCCGCCTGGCCCGCTACCGCACGGCGCAGCCGGTCCTCGCCTTCACGACGGACGAGTCCACGCGCAACCAGCTCGCGCTGAGCTGGGGCGTGACCCCGTACCTCGTGCCGCACGTGGACACGACGGACGCGATGGTCGACCTCGTGGACGCCGAGACGGTCAAGCTGGGCTCGCTCAAGGACGGCGACACCGTGGTCATCACGGCGGGCTCGCCCCCCGGCGTCCCCGGCTCGACGAACCTCGTCCGGGTCCACCACCTGGGCGACAACCGGCAGGGCTGAGCGGGCAGGAACGGCACACGCGTGAGGGGCGCCTCCCGGACTTCCGGGGGCGCCCCTCAGGCGTCACTCAACTGCCGCTCTTATCCAGGTAGTTGTGCA comes from Streptomyces sp. Tu6071 and encodes:
- the pyk gene encoding pyruvate kinase produces the protein MRRSKIVCTLGPAVDSYDQLKALIEAGMNVARLNMSHGSHEEHLGRYQRVREAAADTGRTVGVLFDLQGPKIRLETFADGPVELVRGDEFTITVEDVQGDRTICGTTYKGLPGDVAKGDPILINDGNVELKVTSVEGPKVHTIVIEGGVVSDHKGINLPGAAVNVPALSEKDIEDLRFALRTGADMIALSFVRDASDVKDVHKIMDEEGKRLPVIAKVEKPQAVANMEEVVLAFDAVMVARGDLAVEYPLEKVPLVQKRLVEMCRRNAKPVVVATQMMESMITNSRPTRAEASDVANAILDGADAVMLSAESSVGAYPIETVKTMSKIVTAAEEALLSQGLKPLDEGKKPRTQSGSVARAAAEIADFLDADALVAFTQSGDTARRLARYRTAQPVLAFTTDESTRNQLALSWGVTPYLVPHVDTTDAMVDLVDAETVKLGSLKDGDTVVITAGSPPGVPGSTNLVRVHHLGDNRQG